A region of Silurus meridionalis isolate SWU-2019-XX chromosome 17, ASM1480568v1, whole genome shotgun sequence DNA encodes the following proteins:
- the LOC124399388 gene encoding N-acetyllactosaminide beta-1,3-N-acetylglucosaminyltransferase 3-like: MMELKRSYNCRRKSWKLRVAALITMTSLFVFMILRFNNQNNKSQNTLSKTKSNSEHLASPDVLLSSTYKCETNLSASNISGFSTFPKRTQDFLFYRHCRHFPMLLNVPGKCGGPENSADVFLLLVIKSSPPNYERREVLRKTWASERLENGVWIRTVFLSGTTGQSFEKERLNKLLEMENRENQDIIQWDFEDSFYNLTLKQVLFLEWMEKFCPDVHFLLNGDDDIFANTDNMVQYLKGLDDNDGSKHLFTGAVNLLMEPIREPGSKYYVPVQIYALDSYPPYCGGGGFLLSRFTSRIIYNMSHSIALIPIDDAYMGMCLEKAGLKPVFHIGVKTFGLYIPSDKLDLYDPCYYREVLLVHRFLPHQIFIMWHEIHREDLVCGRKGFSEQIVTMSKN; this comes from the exons ATGATGGAGCTGAAGAGAAGTTACA ATTGCAGGAGAAAGAGCTGGAAGCTGAGAGTGGCTGCTTTGATCACCATGACAAGtctgtttgtgttcatgatCCTGCGATTTAACAACCAGAACAACAAATCACAAAACACGCTTAGCAAAACAAAATCTAATTCAGAACATCTGGCATCTCCAGATGTGCTCCTGAGTTCTACCTACAAATGTGAGACAAACTTGTCTGCATCAAACATCTCCGGCTTTTCCACTTTCCCAAAGCGCACCCAAGACTTCCTGTTTTACCGGCACTGTCGGCATTTCCCCATGCTGCTCAACGTTCCCGGGAAGTGCGGTGGTCCTGAGAACTCTGCTGATGTTTTTCTGCTGCTGGTCATCAAAAGTTCTCCACCTAACTACGAAAGGCGAGAGGTTCTGCGCAAAACGTGGGCGTCCGAGAGACTTGAGAATGGTGTCTGGATCCGCACTGTGTTCTTATCTGGAACTACAGGACAGAGCTTCGAGAAGGAACGACTGAATAAACTCTTGGAGATGGAGAACCGTGAGAACCAGGACATTATTCAGTGGGATTTTGAAGATTCCTTTTATAACCTCACACTGAAGCAGGTCTTGTTCCtggagtggatggagaagtTCTGCCCAGATGTGCACTTTCTCCTTAATGGAGATGATGATATTTTTGCCAACACAGACAACATGGTGCAGTATCTCAAAGGGTTAGATGATAACGATGGAAGTAAACACCTGTTTACTGGAGCCGTAAACCTGTTAATGGAGCCGATCCGAGAACCTGGCAGTAAATACTACGTCCCTGTCCAAATCTATGCATTAGACAGTTATCCTCCATACTGCGGAGGAGGCGGCTTTCTGTTGTCACGTTTTACTTCTAGAATCATCTACAACATGTCTCACTCCATCGCTCTGATCCCCATAGATGATGCTTACATGGGAATGTGTCTGGAAAAAGCTGGACTTAAACCCGTTTTCCATATTGGAGTGAAGACCTTCGGCCTGTACATCCCCTCTGACAAGCTGGACTTGTACGATCCGTGCTACTACCGTGAGGTTCTCCTGGTCCACAGGTTTCTTCCACACCAAATCTTTATTATGTGGCATGAAATTCATCGGGAAGATTTGGTTTGTGGAAGGAAAGGATTTTCCGAGCAGATTGTCACCATGTCCAAGAACTGA